From the Bubalus kerabau isolate K-KA32 ecotype Philippines breed swamp buffalo chromosome 2, PCC_UOA_SB_1v2, whole genome shotgun sequence genome, one window contains:
- the IGSF10 gene encoding immunoglobulin superfamily member 10, producing the protein MPAAGAPWSPGRRAVQAPPGLSSEQYCAVSQKGQAIRPPGEQRRERFLPQQWVQLSISWEGFQSAYVRRGFRTTTEELRMKPKGRGSTSLLLSFTAICLIALPGGRACPRRCACYVPTEVHCTFRYLTSIPESIPPNVERINLGYNSLVRLTEADFSGLNKLELLMLHSNGIHTIPAKTFSDLQALQVLKMSYNKVRKLQKDTFYGLRSLTRLHMDHNNIEFINPEVFYGLTSLRLVHLEGNQLTKLHPDTFVSLRYLRIFKTSFIKYLYLSDNFLSSIPQEMVTYMSDLESLYLHGNPWICDCQLKWLADWLQEKPDIIKCKKDRSPSSPQQCPLCMNPRTSKGKPLVMVPAAAFLCAKPTIHPSLKLKNLTVLEDSGSVSISPQDFMAPFGSLTLNITDQTGNEANMICSIQKPAMTSSIAFTAENDYIMLNASFSTFLVCDIDYSHIQPVWQVLALYSDSPLILERSHLFTETSQLCYKYKQVVLKPEDIFTNIEAGLRADPPWLMQDQIFLQLNRTATTLSTLQIQYSSDAQVTLPRSEIKPETYRWTMISKDNNTKLERTVLVGGTVDLDCPGQGEPPPHLEWLLADGSKVRAPYVSEDGRILIGKSGKLGLQMADSSDTGIYHCISTNYDDADILTYRITVVEPNVEAYQENGARHIASVGETLDLPCHSTGIPDASVSWVLPGNTVLQQSSRDKQILNNGTLRLLQVAQKDQGHYRCVAANPAGVDILVNQVLVKIKGQKSAEHNVETDGSGFDEPNSMGQLQDPPATHLPTSPPTGAEAGTHVLSPSKNPKQWVLISQRRGESTSWRYRDHRRQFPPSARRIDPQHWAALLEKAKKNVMPEKQENTTGKPPPPATQLLDIPGEEADSSGVLPPDEQLTVPTAKAADVLTRTVAADSRKSPDSPVTSQTDGTPASPIVSPQTLSPEKPRDFRPSTTIKTQVTPRNINPTASSGMQDTTNPNLPNVFPLLTEATLFQDADDMERKKETLQTASPVTVGATVIKDTHIQMPSNAVGKAGIFLGSVNATNSYQRSVTGVGEPRSHHSPSHSTHKPSTTKLPSGPHTAAPSQLHIPRKSTMNGPLSRRFGRWRKVWSRGRIISPHRTPVLRQHRFSVARPTFRGSSEESTTASPAPELSAVCPSCSPRERLTTDEAALSSPSLSPVTLPKTEIASVTTEEATTLVHNPSLLLENKPNADAEKTTPMIKYFSAESTQVTPTTAVMTHATSIISPSGSKANETTRHSVIVSPLPDPTIKSPVPTTVAITRFSRRKIPWHQIFVNNHIQREKLKNQHKFGSQSSTDSVLPKISPALPTNKVSPFHFETLSASVMKIPSITPATTHLRNTNTHSLVSLPTMKELPSLPIYPMPPSSSSKESSANSVSMHTDMLTTTPTVPASIIINKAQIDRPRARKVQRKKEPQKTMRDPNTSPTQTSGFITSTTVTPSFLTAAETSTKPSVSAFTHSPLENTKEISSTVGLHPGAFNLTAVLEQPSQEGTQALKNITASETTLSSKLQSTPTRNTIRHSTMPTFLSSSATPMPIPTSPPLSNQSEVTDSMATPTFRMMTSTMVEAHESSKHKGTPQQLAVTSPQTHPNAKFAVGTIHFTYSNLLPSTPMPALITVKPQDSKLTHSLWSENHFWHKSYPEIAEKGQKPVVVSVLPTPGLPEVTTHASNWDIQKNAKKSGFDKTAVQKITTSEFLPFDTLSRDVFERPRIIGGKAASFTVPANSDAFLPCEAAGNPVPTIRWTRVSSGLDLSKSKLNSRFQVLSNGTLSIQRVDIQDRGQYLCSASNPFGTDHLHVTLSVVSYPPRIMERHTKEITVHSGSTVKLKCRADGRPSPTISWILANQTVISESSEGKRQALVTSDGTLVIHNLSIYDRGFYKCVASNSVGQDALLVKIQVIAAPPVILEQKKQVIAGTWGESLKLPCTAKGNPQPSVHWVLSDGTEVKPLQFVDSKFLFSNGTLFIRNVASSDRGTYECIATSSTGSERRVVIITVEEQETIPRIELASQKWTEVNLGDKLLLNCSATGEPKPKIIWRLPSKAVVDQWHRMGSRIHVYPNGSLFVGSVTEKDGGDYLCVARNKMGDDLTLMHVSLRRKPAKIDHKHHFKKQVFHGKDFQVDCKASGSPVPEISWSLPDGTMINSAMQADDSGHRTRRLTLFHNGTLYFNKVGMAEEGNYTCYAQNTLGKDEMQVHLTVITAAPRIQQSYKTNTRITAGDTAVLDCEVVGEPKPKIFWLLPSNDMISFSKDRYTFHNNGSLSINEVRLLDSGEYVCVARNPSGDDTKAYKLDVVSKPPLINGLYANKTVIKATAVRHSKRHFDCTAEGTPSPQIMWIMPENIFLTAPYYGSRITVHKNGTLEIRNVRLSDSADFICVARNEGGESVLVIQLEVVEMLRRPTFRNPFNEKIVAQLGKPTALNCSVDGNPPPEIIWILPNGTQFPSGPHNSQYLVASNGSFIIYKTTRDDAGKYRCGARNKVGYIEKLIVLEIGRKPVILTYEPGTVYSFSGDTVLLPCVSLGSPKPHVKWTLPSGYMIDRPQINGKYILHENGTLVIKEATAYDRGNYICKAQNSIGHALITVPVMVVAYPPRITNRLPRSVLTRTGVAVQLHCKALGIPKPEITWEMPDHSLFSAANKGRTRRIRPFYPQGTLVIRNPQTSDSGIYKCTAKNSLGSDYATTYIQVI; encoded by the exons ATGCCAGCGGCGGGAGCCCCTTGGTCACCTGGGCGGAGAG CTGTCCAAGCGCCTCCAGGTCTCTCGTCAGAGCAGTACTGCGCGGTAAGCCAGAAAGGTCAAGCCATTCGCCCACCTGGGGAGCAGAGAAGAGAACGCTTCCTCCCTCAGCAGTGGGTACAACTCTCCATTTCTTGGGAAGGTTTTCAGTCTGCCTATGTCAGGAGAGGATTTAGGACGACGACAGAAGAGCTCAG GATGAAGCCGAAAGGCAGGGGAAGCACCAGCTTATTGCTCTCCTTCACTGCAATCTGCCTGATAGCCCTCCCTGGGGGCAGGGCCTGTCCTCGCCGCTGTGCCTGTTACGTGCCTACAGAGGTGCACTGCACGTTTCGGTACCTCACCTCCATTCCAGAGAGCATCCCACCCAACGTGGAACGTATCAATTTAGG GTACAACAGCTTGGTTAGATTAACAGAAGCAGATTTTTCTGGCCTGAACAAGTTGGAGTTACTAATGCTACACAGCAATGGCATTCACACAATCCCTGCTAAGACCTTCTCAGATTTGCAAGCCCTGCAG GTCTTAAAAATGAGCTATAACAAAGTTCGAAAACTTCAGAAGGACACTTTTTATGGCCTCAGGAGCTTGACACGGTTGCATATGGACCACAACAACATTGAGTTTATAAACCCAGAGGTTTTTTATGGACTCACCTCTCTCCGACTGGTGCACTTGGAAGGGAACCAACTCACTAAGCTTCATCCGGATACATTTGTCTCCTTGCGCTACCTCCGGATATTTAAAACATCTTTCATTAAGTACCTATACTTGTCTGATAACTTTCTGAGCTCCATCCCTCAAGAGATGGTCACCTACATGTCTGATCTGGAAAGCCTTTATCTTCATGGGAATCCTTGGATCTGCGACTGTCAACTGAAATGGCTGGCTGACTGGTTACAGGAGAAGCCAG atatCATAAAATGCAAAAAGGACAGAAGTCCCTCCAGTCCTCAGCAGTGTCCACTTTGCATGAACCCCAGGACCTCTAAAGGCAAGCCCTTAGTTATGGTCCCAGCTGCAGCTTTCCTGTGTGCCAAACCCACCATTCACCCCTCTCTGAAGCTGAAGAACCTGACTGTTCTGGAAGACAGTGGCTCTGTGTCAATTTCTCCCCAAGATTTCATGGCTCCCTTCGGCTCTCTGACTTTGAATATAACAGATCAGACTGGAAATGAAGCTAACATGATCTGCAGTATCCAAAAGCCAGCAATGACCTCATCCATTGCATTCACTGCAGAAAATGactacatcatgctaaatgcttcATTTTCAACATTTCTGGTGTGTGACATAGATTACAGCCACATTCAGCCAGTGTGGCAGGTTCTGGCTTTGTATAGTGACTCTCCTCTGATCCTAGAAAGGAGTCACTTGTTCACTGAAACCTCACAACTCTGCTACAAATATAAACAAGTGGTACTGAAGCCTGAAGACATCTTTACTAACATTGAGGCTGGTCTCAGAGCAGATCCCCCGTGGTTAATGCAAGACCAAATTTTCTTGCAACTAAACAGAACTGCCACCACCCTCAGTACACTGCAGATCCAGTACTCCAGTGATGCCCAAGTCACTTTACCAAGGTCAGAGATAAAGccagagacatacagatggaccaTGATTTCCAAAGATAACAATACTAAGCTGGAACGCACTGTTTTGGTCGGTGGGACTGTTGACCTAGACTGCCCTGGCCAAGGAGAGCCTCCCCCACATCTGGAGTGGCTTCTAGCTGATGGAAGTAAAGTGAGGGCCCCTTATGTGAGTGAGGATGGGCGAATCCTGATAGGCAAAAGTGGAAAACTGGGACTCCAGATGGCTGATAGTTCTGACACTGGCATATACCACTGCATAAGCACTAACTACGATGATGCAGATATCCTCACATACAGGATTACCGTGGTAGAGCCCAACGTAGAAGCCTATCAGGAAAATGGAGCTCGTCATATAGCTTCTGTTGGTGAAACACTTGACCTTCCTTGCCATTCTACTGGTATCCCAGATGCCTCTGTTAGCTGGGTTCTCCCAGGAAACACTGTGCTTCAACAGTCCTCAAGAGATAAGCAAATTCTTAACAATGGCACATTAAGACTATTACAGGTCGCTCAAAAAGACCAGGGTCACTATCGCTGTGTAGCAGCCAACCCAGCAGGGGTCGATATTTTAGTTAACCAAGTTTTAGTCAAAATAAAAGGGCAAAAGTCAGCAGAGCATAACGTAGAAACAGATGGATCGGGGTTTGATGAGCCTAATTCCATGGGTCAGCTTCAGGATCCACCAGCTACACATCTCCCCACATCTCCTCCCACGGGGGCTGAGGCTGGAACACATGTCTTGAGCCCAAGTAAGAATCCCAAACAGTGGGTATTAATATCCCAGAGGCGTGGAGAGTCAACCAGCTGGCGTTACAGGGATCACAGGAGGCAATTCCCTCCCTCTGCCCGGAGAATTGACCCACAGCACTGGGCAGCGCTTTTGGAGAAAGCTAAAAAGAATGTTATgccagaaaagcaagaaaataccACAGGAAAGCCACCTCCACCAGCCACCCAACTCCTGGATATACCTGGTGAGGAAGCAGACTCATCAGGCGTGCTCCCTCCAGATGAGCAACTTACGGTCCCAACAGCTAAAGCTGCGGATGTTCTGACAAGGACAGTGGCTGCAGATTCCAGAAAATCACCCGACAGCCCTGTGACAAGTCAAACTGATGGCACCCCAGCCTCCCCAATTGTGAGTCCACAGACCCTATCACCTGAAAAACCAAGAGATTTCAGACCATCTACTACTATTAAAACTCAAGTCACACCAAGGAATATAAACCCAACCGCATCAAGTGGAATGCAAGACACAACCAACCCAAATTTACCTAATGTGTTTCCTCTACTAACTGAAGCAACTCTGTTTCAGGATGCTGATGacatggagagaaaaaaagagacctTACAAACTGCATCCCCAGTAACAGTGGGGGCTACTGTGATCAAAGATACCCATATCCAAATGCCGAGTAATGCTGTCGGCAAAGCTGGTATATTTTTAGGGTCAGTAAATGCCACAAATAGTTATCAGAGATCCGTAACAGGAGTTGGTGAACCCAGGAGCCATCACTCTCCTTCTCACAGTACTCACAAACCTAGCACCACTAAGCTCCCTTCAGGCCCACACACTGCTGCTCCTTCTCAGTTACACATTCCTAGAAAGAGTACAATGAACGGTCCGCTGTCCAGGCGCTTTGGAAGATGGCGAAAAGTTTGGAGCAGGGGGCGAATTATCAGCCCACATAGGACACCAGTTCTCCGACAGCATAGATTCAGCGTTGCAAGGCCCACATTCAGAGGCTCTTCAGAAGAAAGCACCACTGCATCTCCAGCCCCAGAGCTCAGTGCAGTGTGCCCATCCTGTTCTCCCAGAGAAAGGCTCACCACTGATGAGGCAGCGCTGTCTTCTCCAAGCTTATCCCCCGTCACCCTCCCCAAAACTGAAATTGCCAGCGTCACAACAGAAGAAGCTACAACTCTAGTTCACAACCCATCATTACTGCTTGAGAACAAACCAAATGCAGATGCTGAGAAGACCACCCCTATGATAAAATACTTCAGTGCTGAAAGTACCCAAGTGACTCCAACTACTGCAGTTATGACTCATGCAACAAGTATTATCTCCCCAAGTGGGTCTAAAGCCAATGAAACCACCAGACATTCTGTGATTGTATCCCCACTGCCAGATCCCACCATCAAGTCACCTGTGCCTACCACTGTAGCTATTACCAGATTTTCAAGAAGGAAAATCCCCTGGCATCAGATCTTTGTAAATAACCACATCCAAAGAGAAAAGCTAAAGAATCAGCATAAATTTGGTTCACAAAGCAGCACAGACTCGGTGCTTCCTAAAATATCTCCTGCTTTGCCCACAAATAAAGTTTCTCCCTTCCACTTCGAAACACTCTCAGCTAGTGTAATGAAAATCCCATCTATAACACCAGCCACAACTCACCTCAGGAACACTAACACACACAGCCTTGTAAGTCTCCCAACAATGAAGGAGCTGCCCTCCCTACCCATTTACCCTATGCCTCCTAGTAGCTCAAGCAAAGAATCAAGTGCAAATTCCGTATCAATGCACACAGACATGCTGACAACCACTCCCACTGTCCCTGCATCTATCATTATCAACAAAGCCCAGATAGACAGACCCAGGGCACGAAAAGTACAAAGGAAAAAGGAGCCTCAGAAGACGATGAGGGACCCAAATACCTCTCCCACCCAGACTTCTGGCTTCATTACATCCACCACTGTGACACCTTCTTTTCTAACAGCAGCTGAAACTTCAACCAAGCCCAGTGTATCTGCTTTCACTCATTCTCCTCTAGAGAACACAAAAGAAATTTCAAGCACAGTCGGTCTTCATCCAGGAGCCTTTAATCTGACAGCTGTACTTGAACAACCATCCCAGGAGGGTACTCAGGCTTTGAAGAATATAACTGCTTCTGAAACCACTTTGTCCAGCAAACTACAGAGTACCCCTACTAGGAACACAATCAGACACTCAACCATGCCAACCTTCCTGAGCTCCAGTGCCACTCCAATGCCAattcccacctcccctcccttgAGTAATCAAAGTGAGGTTACTGACAGTATGGCCACGCCCACTTTCAGGATGATGACAAGTACAATGGTTGAGGCACATGAATCCTCAAAGCACAAGGGTACTCCACAGCAATTAGCAGTAACATCTCCCCAAACTCACCCAAATGCCAAATTTGCAGTTGGAACCATTCACTTTACCTACTCCAATCTGTTACCCTCTACTCCTATGCCAGCACTAATAACAGTTAAACCACAAGATTCTAAGCTGACTCACTCTCTCTGGTCAGAAAACCACTTTTGGCACAAGTCATACCCAGAAATTGCTGAAAAAGGCCAAAAGCCAGTAGTAGTGAGTGTACTGCCCACTCCAGGCTTGCCAGAGGTTACCACGCATGCTTCAAACTGGGATATACAGAAGAATGCAAAGAAAAGTGGCTTTGATAAAACAGCAGTTCAAAAAATAACAACTTCCGAATTCCTCCCCTTTGATACTTTATCTAGGGATGTATTTGAAAGGCCCAGAATAATTGGAGGAAAAGCAGCAAGTTTTACTGTTCCAGCTAACTCAGATGCCTTTCTTCCTTGTGAGGCTGCTGGAAATCCTGTGCCCACTATCCGCTGGACCAGAGTCTCATCAG GACTTGATTTATCTAAGAGCAAACTGAATAGCAGGTTCCAGGTGCTCTCCAATGGCACCCTGTCCATACAGAGGGTGGACATTCAGGACCGTGGACAGTACCTGTGCTCGGCATCCAATCCATTTGGCACGGACCACCTTCATGTCACCTTGTCTGTGGTTTCCTATCCCCCTCGGATCATGGAGAGACATACTAAGGAGATCACAGTCCATTCTGGAAGCACAGTCAAGTTGAAGTGCAGAGCTGATGGGAGGCCCAGCCCTACAATTTCCTGGATTCTTGCAAACCAGACGGTGATCTCTGAATCATCTGAGGGGAAGAGACAGGCCCTAGTGACATCTGACGGAACACTGGTCATCCACAATCTCAGCATTTATGACCGAGGCTTTTATAAATGTGTGGCCAGCAACTCAGTGGGCCAGGATGCACTGCTGGTTAAAATACAAGTCATCGCGGCCCCACCTGTTATTCTAGAGCAAAAGAAGCAAGTTATTGCAGGGACTTGGGGTGAAAGTTTGAAACTGCCCTGTACTGCAAAAGGCAATCCTCAGCCCAGTGTTCACTGGGTCCTCTCGGATGGCACTGAAGTGAAACCATTACAATTCGTCGATTCTAAGTTCCTATTTTCAAATGGAACTCTGTTTATAAGAAATGTAGCCTCTTCAGATAGGGGCACTTATGAATGCATTGCTACCAGCTCCACTGGCTCAGAGAGAAGGGTGGTCATCATTACAGTGGAAGAACAAGAGACCATCCCCAGGATAGAACTTGCATCCCAGAAATGGACTGAGGTGAATCTGGGGGACAAACTACTGCTGAACTGCTCAGCCACTGGGGAGCCGAAACCGAAAATCATCTGGAGGCTACCATCCAAGGCTGTCGTCGACCAGTGGCACAG aatGGGCAGCCGAATCCATGTCTACCCAAATGGATCCTTGTTTGTTGGGTCAGTAACAGAAAAAGATGGCGGGGACTACTTGTGTGTGGCAAGAAACAAAATGGGAGACGATCTGACCCTAATGCACGTAAGCTTAAGACGGAAACCGGCCAAAATTGACCACAAGCACCACTTTAAAAAGCAAGTGTTTCACGGGAAAGACTTTCAGGTCGATTGCAAGGCTTCTGGCTCACCCGTGCCCGAgatatcctggagtttgcctgACGGGACGATGATAAACAGTGCCATGCAGGCCGATGACAGCGGCCACAGGACCAGGAGGCTCACCCTCTTCCACAACGGAACCTTGTACTTCAACAAAGTTGGGATGGCAGAGGAAGGAAATTACACCTGCTACGCCCAGAACACCCTAGGGAAGGATGAAATGCAAGTCCACCTAACAGTCATAACAGCCGCCCCGCGGATCCAGCAGAGTTACAAGACCAACACGAGAATCACGGCAGGAGACACTGCTGTCCTTGACTGTGAGGTTGTTGGAGAACCCAAGCCAAAAATATTTTGGCTGCTGCCTTCCAATGACATGATCTCATTCTCTAAGGACAGGTACACATTCCATAACAATGGGTCTTTGTCCATCAACGAAGTGAGACTGCTCGATTCTGGGGAGTATGTATGTGTGGCCCGGAATCCCAGCGGGGACGACACCAAAGCGTACAAGCTGGATGTTGTCTCCAAGCCTCCGTTAATCAATGGTCTGTATGCAAACAAAACTGTCATTAAAGCCACAGCTGTGAGACATTCCAAAAGACACTTTGACTGTACAGCGGAAGGGACACCGTCTCCTCAAATCATGTGGATCATGCCCGAGAATATTTTCCTCACGGCTCCATACTATGGGAGCAGAATCACCGTCCACAAAAACGGAACCCTGGAAATCAGGAATGTGAGGCTTTCAGACTCCGCCGATTTCATCTGCGTGGCTCGGAATGAAGGGGGAGAGAGTGTGCTAGTGATACAGTTAGAGGTGGTGGAAATGCTGAGAAGGCCGACGTTCAGAAATCcatttaatgaaaaaatagtTGCCCAGCTTGGAAAGCCCACAGCACTGAATTGCTCTGTTGATGGAAACCCACCACCTGAAATAATCTGGATTTTACCAAATGGCACACAGTTTCCCAGTGGACCACACAATTCTCAGTATCTAGTAGCAAGTAACGGTTCGTTTATCATTTATAAAACAACACGGGATGATGCAGGAAAATATCGGTGTGGGGCAAGAAATAAAGTTGGTTACATTGAGAAATTAATTGTATTAGAAATTGGCCGAAAGCCAGTGATTCTAACTTATGAACCAGGGACAGTTTACAGTTTCAGTGGAGACACTGTATTGCTGCCCTGCGTCTCTCTTGGAAGCCCTAAGCCACATGTCAAATGGACTTTGCCAAGTGGTTACATGATAGATAGGCCTCAAATTAATGGAAAATACATATTGCATGAAAATGGCACCTTAGTCATCAAAGAAGCAACAGCTTATGACAGAGGAAACTACATCTGTAAGGCTCAAAACAGTATTGGTCACGCACTGATTACTGTTCCAGTAATGGTGGTAGCCTACCCTCCCCGGATTACAAATCGCCTACCCAGGAGCGTCCTCACAAGGACAGGTGTGGCCGTTCAGCTCCACTGCAAGGCCCTGGGAATCCCCAAGCCAGAAATCACATGGGAGATGCCTGACCACTCCCTGTTCTCAGCGGCAAACAAAGGGAGGACACGTAGAATTCGGCCTTTTTACCCACAAGGTACCCTAGTCATTCGGAATCCGCAAACCTCGGATTCTGGGATATACAAATGCACAGCAAAGAATTCACTTGGAAGCGATTATGCAACAACTTACATTCAAGTAATCTAA